A region of the Cyprinus carpio isolate SPL01 chromosome A14, ASM1834038v1, whole genome shotgun sequence genome:
TGTACAGTTCTTTTTTTAGATGGGAGGGATTTCAGCTTTGTTGTGCAGTGTACTGGGTGGTGAGAGGACAGTCGGTATAGTACAGCTGAAGCAGATACACAAACCGGCTGCGTCCGTTTTGTGTATAAGCTGAAAAATGCTGCTTTCGGAGGATGCAttccaaggcaggaaggcatcaTGGCGTGTCCGGATCCAATGtcagcttcacttcctgtctccggagATGCATTCATCTGACTGATTTTTGGAAGGCTGCATAGAAATATTAAAGCCActggaaggcaagcctgcaacgtTCAGCCAAAAAAGCGTAACAGCTAATGCTAATGCTGCGGATTTGAAGGTACACAGGGAAGGAGAGGCCATTGTATGATTGGCTGAGGTGCTTCATGTGATCCGAGTTAGCTGTTATGCTTTTTCCAATGGTAAGTACTACAGACCCTCCCATCTCTCAAAAATTAGACAATTTCTGGATGTATCCTTCTGTGCCtctgatatcccacaatcctgtgcattccattctgtgatggttgagctaaaaaataaagatggtgtcTGCCACGTTCTATCAGCCAAGCATGCGAGTTATATACAAGGAAGGGTTTACTTACAGTGATTTATTCCcgttgatttgtttgttttgaagctGCTTGACGTTGTTGATAAGGATGGATTAACTCTTTACATCCGCTGATTTAACAAACTCATAATTATATGAAAAGTGATACCAAAATatagaaaaaactaaacaaaataacagcTATACCATGGTATTTCGAacataaagtaataaaatgcGACACTAAGCAAACTTTCTTCCTGTAGAAAGCTGTATCTGCTTGGCGTCCTCAGGTAGCGTGCTCTAACACCGGCATGGCTAGTGACGCCATCAAACGGTGTCTCTAATATCTACTTCCTGCCAGGTTCCTTAAAGGGCTACACTCTTAATTTGACTCCTACACACCGGCCCCTAttgatttatataataaacaatcaATCAAAAGTATGGAGCAAATTCAAATATGTAgtgtgaaccagacaaattaaagattcgatcgggagcctggttgaaacatgagccgaattccacagaaaggcaggatgttgtaaatcaactcctagcaccacagtctgataaccaaccaactctttcacagaacagctttcaacattaacaccattagaacaattattgacaatttaaattcgaagaagagattgtctaatttggggcaagtaatcgaagagatggacagtctgaccctcacatgtaaagccatgagagtaaacaagatcgttggattgacttccccccacctagcagaaccagactgaaattcctaaggagacctgttaacccctctggtcttcacaggacatatccttactccccagaatggcacagcgaatgccttccaatgcatatatgcaccaaaatgaactcaaaaaagacttctaaatggatatcagtcgattgctcaactccatatcatacatgaacccaccacatttgattataatgtttctaatcacttattgtgtatgtctttttaaaaaactcttgaatagcttaagggatcatattcatgtttagtatgtgtgtgttcgaatcttcttgcttgaaacgtttctgaccatcagttatttgtcaaatgtatcatattcttgttataggaatcatgtccaaattataccctgcaagagcgggaaaattcggaccacgtgcttgataagataacatatgatttatgaatgggtgggacaaacaatgcaacacaccccgagaaaagacaatatctaattggtcaagacaacatttgaggtgtggccaaaatgccagtttaaatactcaggacaccatcaaatctttgcttttagctttgcttgtagtttaagcttttagtcaaactttgtcatcacttttagcgttcttcgagcgccgttccagcgtgcttcggcctgcacgcctgctgctacttagccacgatgagaagaaacaccacctagtctcgtcaaactttacttctattcttttactttagtttttttcttttccgtttgagagtttcgtgttctgagttaagttttgtaacgccgtgtctccccgagtctgacctcgcgcgcctgtctgaaactacaaccagcccacaactctgcatcttcagccaacgcccaaccatgggcttcccaagacgtcacttcaacgactactgaacttccagccatcagcaacttcgggaaacccccttttcagcgacaacaaagggaaccccgttaaacaggcaacgcaagtaaccttcagactcacatctgtactggtgttttctaatataatttcaacctcattgagaaactcagtgcgagggttaattaagtgattaatggttgttcatgtctatgcaatttcacgtattgctgtaaacttgagatttcacattttcatcctcttaaaactcattctttcctacctttctatcttcctgcaacttgtgtgaatgtgtgagtgcgtgtgcttatgtgttagattagtttatatgtcttagatttatctaataaagccttattcatattgaaaagagaagtatcttgtgtttttgtgcttacaagttaatgtcttaaactgtcgatcttgttactgtgctaattaatagtgttttcactatactttggatatcaatatccagcgcagatttgatgttaaacggctcgttcagtgaatcgctggccatttcattgatcagccgtgaaacagtgattctgttcaaattccctttaaaatcttaaatgattccctttgagctaaattgacctgtttcccttacaaatattaatattttctaatattaattATACTTCCAGTACTTCTCATTGTGCTTCTTCAGATGCTTCAACTAATAAGGAGATCTTGCTGATTGGTCTTTCAATCTTATTAGATTTTGTTTGTAGTAGCAGACTTCTAATGTATCCTTTGGAATCTGCTCTTACTTCAAAGATTCTGCCCATGATCCACAGTCCTCGTGGTGCATTTGGGTCTGCTACCAGCACAGTGTTCCCTACTTTGAAGTTTCTTCTTACACGGTTCCACTTTTGTCTTGTTTGCATCATAGGAAGATATTCCTTTGCCCATCTGGTCCAAAAGAGGTTTGCAATGTACTGAACTTGCATTCATCTTCGCCTTGAATAAAGATCATCCTTGTTAAATATTCCTGGTGGAAGATTAGGTTGTACTTTCAGCTGCAATAAGTGATTGGGCGTAAGTGGTTCCAAGTCATTTGGGTCACCAGAAGATGCTGTTAAAGGGCGATTGTTTAATATAGCTTCCACTCCGCACATAACTGTTTCTAAACTCTCATCATTAAGAGTCTGTTGCTTTGTGATGACAGAAGAATCCTTTTTATTAGGCGAATTAATCTTTCCCACACCCCTCCATGGTGTGAACCAGCGGGTGGGTTGAATATCCATTTTATTCCTCTTTGGGATAAAGAATTCTCAATCTTGTCTAGATTCCATTCTTTCAGAGCCTGCTTTAGTTCCTTTTCTATACCAACAAAATTTGTGCCATTGTCAGATTTAATTTCTTTAACTTGGCCTCTTCTACAAATGAATCTTCTGAGTGTGTTCAAACATGAATCCATGTCAAGAGAATGAGCCACTTCCAAGTGCACAGCTCAACTTACAAGACAGGTAAAGATGACTCCATATCGCTTAACCATACCACGTCCCCTTTTGACTTCAATCGGCCCAAAGTAGTCAACGCCAGCATACGTGAATGGTGGTAGATCAGGCGTTATGCAATCTTTAGGCAAATCTGCCATCTTCTGCTCTCCCATGGCTGCGCTATGTCGTCTGCAGGTTACACACTCAGAAATGATCTTTCTTGCCAAAGAGTTTGCACAAGGAATCAAATATTTTTGTCTCAATAATGACAACATATAATTTCTTCCACTGTGTCCTGTTCGCTGGTGAATATGCTTGAGCAACAGCTTGGAGATATTGTGGGTTTTTGGTAAAATTATTGGATTCTTTGTTACGAATGGCTTTGCAGATTTTCTCAATCGTCCACCCACTCTCAGCAAACCATCTTGTATCTTGGGGTCCAATCTAAAAATGGAGCTGTTCTTCCTGAAATTAAGGCCTTTTTTAAAGACTTGACAGCTCTTCAGTGAAGTCTTGACCTTGACAATAGCAAATAATTGCAGATTCATCTTCCTTTAAGTCATCATTAGAAATATTGGATGCTTTGAGTGATGCCTTGTATTTGTTAATTTCTTTGATTATTAGACTCTGCTTGTCATATTCAGATACCTGGGCTATGACTGTGTTAAGTACTTCTTTCCTTTTTAAGCACAAGGTTTTTAGTAGCTGTTTAAATTTGAGAAGCCATACAACAGCTCTTAAGACATGGTTCCAAGATGAATAATGGTGCATCAGGGAGTTGAGACCATTGATGTTTGATACTTCCCTGATGGCATTGACTTGATTGGCAACAAAGGTCTGGAGTTTCGTTTTTTAATGTACTTCAAGACTGAAGTGTTATCAGTCCAGAACACTGAACTCTCCAACTCTAATTGCAACTCTGTGGCTATCAAACTTTCCATTTGTACTTCAAGCACTGCCACAGTTAATTCCATTCTTGGTATGGTGCCACTCTATAGTGTCTGAAAGTTGTAagtccctgctgaaaaaaaaaacactctactGTTTTTGGTTGTCTtttattggtggcttgttaaaaccacttAATCCTAATGGattatgtcccaaaacacactacaggaaaccatttTTTTCACAGTATTTGTAGGGGAAACCTTCTGTGATCTTCTACTTCCTTTTATTGTATTAGGCTATCTCTATTTTCTTATCTCAAAACAGTTTTCTTAAGTTGATTAAGTTGATCCAAAACCAAACCCATCATTTATCACTGAGATGTCGAATCTCCTCACAACTTTCTGCACATCCTCCCCCgatgttttaattttaggtgaTATGAACATCCATGTTGACACCCCCTCCTGCTGTTTTGCAGCTGAATTTCTTCAATTACTGGACTGCTTTAACTTAAACACCCCCTCCTGCTGTTTTGCAGCTGAATTTCTTCAATTACTGGACTGCTTTAACTGGTGTGTGTGTCCCCACACACACCAAGGGGCATACCTTGGACCTGGTCATTGCTAACTCTGCCCATCTCACCAACCTGCAGGTGTATGACCTAGGTGTGTCTGATCACAAGGTCATTTCTATGGATTTGCCATCCCCATCCAGCCTCTCCAAGTCTAAGCGGAATATCTGTTTCAGAAACCTAAAAAACATAAACCCAGAACTCTTGGCAGCAGACTTTCAGCATCTTTCCACACATTTTTCATCAGCCGACAAAGCAGTGGACTACTACAACAGCCATCTGAGCAGCCTCCTGGACCTTCATGCCCCTGTTAAAACAAGAACAGTCACCTTCACCCGCTCAGCACCCTGGTTCACAGATGGGCTTCGTAAGATGAAGGCAGCAGGGCGGGTCCTTGAGCGGTGTTTCAGAGCCTCACGGTCCACAAACAAATCTACTGggagcaacaacaaaaatatgcacAGTCGCTCAAAGAGGCTAGATCACAGTTTTACTCTGATGCCATCAGAAACAGCCCTGGAAATTCCAAGCAGCTTTTTACCACTATAAATCACCTTCTCAAACCACAATCTCCCCCACTTACTGCCACTACAGAAGAGCAGTGCAATAAATTCATGGATTTCTTCACGCCAAAAATTGCACATATTCCCTCTGTCCTTTCTGGTCCTCCCACCCAAACTGTCCCCCCAACATATACCGTCTCCAAACCCCTAAACTGCTTTCCTGAGGTTTCATCAGAGGAGGTGTATAACATCATCAGGAAGATTGGACCCTCTCCCAACCTCACTCATAAAAACTCATATCACTGTCCTAAGTCCCCTGATCACTGCTGTTATAAATCATTCCCTCAAAACTGGTCACGTTCCCCCTGTCTTAAAAAACGCCATTATTAcaccactgctcaaaaaacccaCTCTTGATCCGGAACTCCTATCCAACTATAGGCCCATCTCCAGTCTCCCCTTCATATCAAAAGTACTTGAGAAAGCAGTTGCCATCCATCTTCAGGACCACCTCAAACATAATAACCTCTTTGAAAAATTCCAGTCAGGTTTCTGTTCTGCTCACAGCACAGAGACTGCCCTCGTTAGAGTCACAATTGACCTCGTTATATCATCTGATGCTGGCTCTCCCTCCCTCCTCATCCTCCTGGACCTTTCTGCTGCATTTGATACTGTCGACCATGCAATTCTTTTAAACCGGCTCCATCTCACTACTGGACTAAATGACATTGCCCTCAGTTGGTTCAGATCATACCTCAAAAACCGGACAGAATACATCTCCCTGGGCCACTACAAATCAAATCCACACACAGTTACTTGTGGTGTCCCCCAGGGGTCAGTCCTTGGCCCCATCCTCTTCATTCTCTACCTCACTCCCCTTGGCCAAATCATCAGCCaccataaaattttatttcattgctATGCCGATGACATACAGCTCTATGTACATGCCACAGCTGAAACCACACCCTCACAGTCATCCCCATCAAAACTCAGCACCTGTCTGGAGGAGATAAAGGTATGGATTGAGCACAACTTCCTTCAACTCAATAGCTCCAAAACCGAAGCCATCCTGGTTGGCACTTCTCACCAGATCAAATCATCATTCATAACCAGCATCACCTTCTCTGGCACCGACATTCCCCTCTCATCAACAGTCACTAATCTTGGTGTAAAAATGGACTCCCAACTCACTTTTGAAGCTCATATAAATCACCTATGCAAGACCTCTTTCTACAACCTCCGTAACATCTCCAAACTCCGCCCCATTCTCACACTCTCAGATGCCGAAAAGCTGGTTCATGCCTTTGTCTCCTCCAGAATGGACTACTGCAATGCACTTCTCATTGGGATCCCTAGAAAGAGTCTGCAGAGGCTTCAGTACATCCAAAACTCTGCAGCTAGGATCCTGATGAGAGTGCGGAAACATTACCCCCATTCTTCACTCACTCCACTGGCTTCCTATCTCCACCAGGATTGAGAACAAGGTTTCTCTCCTAACACATCAATGCATCCATGGACACGCCCCCCCCCCACCTCAAAGAACTTATCAACCCACAAACACAACCCGTTCCCTCCGTTCCACTAACTCAAACCTCCTCCACATACCCAGAACCAGACTCAGGACAATGGGAGATAGGGCCTTTTGTGCTGCTGCCCCACATTTGTGGAATGCCCTCCCTGACTCCTTGAGGGCACCTCAATCCACTCACTGTTTTAAAAAAGGCCTTAAGACATTTCTTTTTAGCAAAGCTTTTCTTTAACCTGTAGCACTTTGAGATCTCTGATGAAAAGTGcgttataaataaaatgtattattattattgttattattattattattatgtatgatGTAGATTGTTTTGTTATCATGCTGTAGGAGTGGGGCACTGGTTGAGCATGTCTTTTgcttttgtatatttgtgtgtacatgttttgTATGGttgttaaatttatgttttaatatttagtttttttgtgtttataggACCCCCTTGAAAATGAGATGTTACATCTCAAGGGGCTATCCTTTCAATAAATTCAATTCTATTCAATTCTATAGTAGTCTAATTTATTATTCACACATTATTAACCGTTATGCTGCCTCAGAaaaaagtcattgcctgataaggCAGCGAGGCAACAAATAAGCAGCTTTGCAGCCACTGACTGCCCTTTGCTTCCGTACATTCACGCAGGCACAGAGAGGGAAAAAACATTAAGGTTAAGGCATTTGGTTCATAGCTCTGCTTCAACAGTGTGATTCCCTCACATGGGGCGACCAAAATTTCTGACATGTCAGACATCCATCTGACCATCCGATTGCTGGTCAGGAAAGTCTAATCAACTTTTGTTACCCCCTGTTCACTGCACGTCAACAGATGCATGACAAACCTGAAATTTGTCCCCActcgacaacaacaaaaaagagtcCTTCTGGATGTTGCATGCTTCTATAGCCGAATCGTGGCTGCCACAATTTGAGAGTACTGAGAAAGAACATcatccatataatttttttttctattttgttttttactgtacaaCAGAATGTGTGCCAGGAGAGCCAGCTGACAATGTTGATTGTCCTCCATGTGTTTTCTTCTCAAGTCATGCTTGTGTGACTGTAAAATCATTCCTCCAATCATCAAGTATGTGGTCTCATTCAGAGGATCATAAGGCTAAAAATAAGTTGAAACTGTCTTCATGTGtgtggtctcccatggttttaaaatcagTTATGATTTGAGAATCGTCTAGTGTGTCTCAGGCCTAAGTTGCCAAATGTTTATCACATATACAAAAGTCATATTCCACTGAATTCCCAGTGTTTTGCGCCCTcttgtgggctttttttttatctactgcATCCACTGATGCGTGATTGTGTTCGCTGTCAATTTGAGCACGCATACAGACCTTTGAACAAAGTTATTTCTTTATTAACACAGTTTTGTTTTAGGGTGCTTTGGAACCAGATCCTTTCTGACTTTAATAGAAAGAAATAGATAGACATAGAACAAGGTAGCTTAACTTTCCCATTATTTTCTGCTGTAATAATGCCTATAATTTTTGTTATACTTTACTAAGGACAgcatctcacacacactgacTTCTGAAAACTAGTTTAAAGTCTCAGATGTAGCAACAGTTCACAGTAATCTATTTTAATGTGAACACAGTAGCAGAAAACAGCCAGTATATCGTTGTGCTAGGAAAAGACTTGAATTTATTCACTAGTAGGGCATTAGTAGTACAAACTCCTCCTGCGGGTCCTCGTTCTGCTCAGAGCATTAGAGTTTTCAGTTACAGCtcagtgaatgtgtttttaacatCTCCAGCAGTTCTGTGAAGTATGGAGTACGCAAAAACCTTAGTTTCAACATCTCTAATGAGGTAAGACACTGTGTAATATTTTAGGCTTCAGTGTTAGAGGTCAACAGGGTTTTTAGGGAGTCTTTTGGTTATTTGTGTAAATACAAGCTTGAAATTCtctgcattattttaaatttgattaaatctCTTAATAGTAGCACTTTACAGTTTGCTAATATTACAGTTATGACAGCATATATTATTCCATTATTTTAActcataaaactaatttaaacaatttcaacttgattttttaagttatacaagatttttttttaaagtcagctttaatataatttaagttgaaatgacttaattaaaaatttaaggaaatgttttacagtataaCATGAACTATAACTATTAACAATACAGCATACATTAATCTACATCtgctaatacatttttaacatttcaaatggtATACATTAACAATTTATTAAGAACAAACATTATCAACAAAGAACATTAATGTATTTCTAAATTTGCAGTAAGCTAATTTAGTTTGCAATATCTAATGCAACAAATTGAcccttattttaaagtattacctatttaatttaaaattcctcatgctcaaatcaaataaataaaccccTGTaagtgaaatacagtaaaactactGTGCAAGTGATCTGTACTGTGTTTGATCAAGCATTGCATTATTGCTGCAATAACAGATGCAGTAAACAGATCTCTTCCTGTTTATATAACCATAACTAAATCTTAACAAACAAAATTGTTCGGTCAATGGCAAATTGCCATTAAATCCTTTCATAAAGCTGTTAATTTCTATAATTCAACAACCTGTAGCTTTAGATTTGATTGGTACGTTCCCAGAATGGtacatattacattaaatataccATATTAAAGTGTCAGCTCTGATTGTGTGTTGATGTGGTGCTGTAGGTCTGTGTCGTCGGTTCAGACGTCTCTTGCCCAGCAAATGCTGCCCCCTCCTCAGCCCCGTCCGTACAAGGTCTGCACGCAGAACCGCCGCAGGAGGAAAGGCTTCACCGCCACTTCTCTAGCAGACCTCATGGAGCAGGTCAGATCTCTGGAGCTTAGTAAAGCATGACGCTTCATACTTTAGCTTACAGGGTTTTTTAGGAGTTACACTAACGTTCAGCACTTTGAGGCccgtaagattttttattttattaaaagagtcccttatgctcatcaaggctgtgaaagagtatttaaaattttaaataagtgttttctatcacaatatattttaaaatgtaatttattggcaaagctgaattttcagcattcataatttttttttgtacaaaagtctgcaaaatttaatgcaaccttggtaaatcaatcaatcagtcttaTTGACGCCAAACTTTGGAATGAAAGTatgtttaggatttttttattattattatttcagttccaaaaatccaaaaaagGTACACTGAAAATGGCTTTGAAACAATTAGCACTAAGAAATTGctcataaatttcacaaatatttacaaagaaatggcaagtaactgTGAACTagattaacatattttttctttttttgtaaaactatactccaataatcttttaatcttttatgtacaactttgaaaaatatattttttatagtgtatgCTTGCTGTTCCAGGAAATCTGACTCTCACTTATTTTGCAgtctgaataaataagatttccatggtttgttaggaggacaatatttggctgagatgcaactttttgaaaatctgtaatctttgaatgcaaaaaaatctaaatactgagaaaatcgcctttaaaattgtccaaatgaattcttagcaatgcatattactaatcaaaaattattttaatatatttacagtaggaaatgtacaaaatatcttcattgaacatgatctttacttaattgataattttgacccatacaatgtttttttttttggctattgctacaaatataccccagcgacttaagactgcttttgtgctccagggtcacatatttgaagTTAATCGTTTGCGCCAATTGCAAGGTTTGGAACCTgaagtaaatacaaatacaaaagtgGAGTCCTAATATTTCCCACTACAGGTGGCCAGTTCTTTCTTGATAACGTGTCAGTTCCTCACACTGGTGCTGGAGGATGATGGGACAGTGGTGGACTCAGAGTCTTTTTTTCAGTCTCTGCCTATTAATACTCCATTCATGGTCCTGGAAAAACAGGAAGCTTGGACCCCCGTTAAACTGGTACGACAGCTGAcagtaaacataataatattattattttttttaacagtatactATTTATCAACTCTGTAAAACTGCATAAGCtgcaaaacatttacacacacttttttttatagtcAAAGTTTATTACTGCTGTCATATTTATGATCTGGTAGTTATGgtttaaataactgtatttttatgtttcataaaCTGTGCTTCTCAAGCAAGCAGTGAAAACAGATTTGTAGGTCTAATCAGGATTGTTTTTCCTAGAGCTGATTAACCAGATCCCAAGTGTTGCTTCATTTGCAGCTGTTTATTTTTCAAGTTTTGTTTTCTTAACAACAAGATTTGAAACTTTCATCagcatttgttatttaaaagCTTATTATTTCATCATTACAAAAGTTATCTTTGATGAAACAATCTTGTGTTTTTGCTCCACTAGAGTGCAGGCTTGAATTTACCCTGAACTCTCATGACATTATCGCTCATTTCAATCAGTGATTTGTCTCACAATTTGCCCTCAATGCATATTTGTCAGGTTCTGCCAAGTTTCAGACAGCCAAGAAGAAGCGGAATTGCCAAACTGAGCTTTGACCTGTACAGAATGAACCCAAAGGATTTTCTGGGCTGCCTCACCGTTAAAGCCACGCTCTATGAAACATACACACTCTCATATGACATCAAGTGCACCAGAGCCAAGTACTTTCTCAAGTAAGAGATTCACGATAAAAAGTGCATTTCCCAATGTCAGacttacaattataattttagaaatgtttgtcTGGACAATCATATAAACATATACAGCTGAATCCAAAAGTCTGACTACTAGTGAAAATACAGATGTTTTCCCATTAACAGTGATGTACTTCAAAGGATTACTATGTTGCAAAAATATTgtacacactcagaaaaaaagatacaatcTGTCACTGGggctaaaaggtacatctttttaccatgtttaCCCTTAAATGGTAAATATTAGTACCCTTAAAAGTACATAAGAGTATAAGTACCCTCTTAaaaggtacagccccagtgacagctttatACCTTGTTTGTTACTGTACTAAAAGGTCTGTCTGAAAGTGACCGTTCAGAAATGTTGACCTGATATTactctcttttttccttcttcagGTCTTTATTGTGGTGTTTCATGTACATGGCCAAACTGGCGGGTCAGGTT
Encoded here:
- the LOC109049392 gene encoding cell death activator CIDE-A-like produces the protein MEYAKTLVSTSLMRSVSSVQTSLAQQMLPPPQPRPYKVCTQNRRRRKGFTATSLADLMEQVASSFLITCQFLTLVLEDDGTVVDSESFFQSLPINTPFMVLEKQEAWTPVKLVLPSFRQPRRSGIAKLSFDLYRMNPKDFLGCLTVKATLYETYTLSYDIKCTRAKYFLKSLLWCFMYMAKLAGQVLLCGSAYVLRYIRDEESSG